One window from the genome of Chaetodon trifascialis isolate fChaTrf1 chromosome 20, fChaTrf1.hap1, whole genome shotgun sequence encodes:
- the ciz1a gene encoding cdkn1a interacting zinc finger protein 1a isoform X1, with product MFNPHIHQQQQQQQQQQFHQHLRQLQQLFQQQPPPPPPPQPPPGHHVAHHHHQTPRAIPVPPQTPTPPRMVNLCQATQTTIIAPNPMLQGALLMQQMQGNMRGFGMGGQQFRQFFTAGTRSSLLGPVPMGMAIKSHIMGFPAARPFHPHARYYNNTATTAPSSSSSITATDAAARQPDRKRDSEQMAAGSAGDQPAASSTNEATDRSETDGAMGGVDGATQATEEQLEEPAVKKQRTEGSEEPKQPIVETVTIADTDGDVLSSECNSNTEDSQTGDCIILEEGGSTGGSDVVEALEESRAADGHGCSSAPSPSGRLSEDDQQVDLAMEETPEGKDAPSPGNQEEGEEGVVEGANKFYCYLCSITCHNQQNFRSHMNSVSHQQRMMEIQHMSNACLVTLLPRVQESLQGANRDGEKKEETKHWCTTCHIHFTSSITDHRRTEEHRLASRSAISSCTVCKKHFRTSQIFVEHLQSQEHRQKVEKLQEKEGCEALGKLTAMDTDGFSLEEVEGSEVEEGEERQRKEGEQDVSEKQDGWSSFKEVTLKDIASDEQYDPDTVYGSSFFVPVAGFICRLCNKFYHFESSALHTHCKSLKHFENLKRCRELLSQKGEAAASSRECLRAADSPGPVPETITDCSDENSHREDTGLVTNANPKQPIITLTRLNMPTENQQQEEGAEPDPTSHGFTTTSATSTGSTDQELHSMEEETTSQASVAEERPAEQPAGSTEEPDSESAHAAEVANEGEEEKEAPAVAGKKSDTGKAKTTPKRRSVRATNRR from the exons ATGTTCAACCCACacatccatcagcagcagcaacagcagcaacagcagcagtttcacCAGCACCTGCGGCAGCTACAACaacttttccagcagcagcctccgcctcctcctccgccgcAGCCGCCTCCGGGGCATCATGTCGCCCATCACCATCACCAGACACCGCG AGCCATTCCCGTTCCTCCACAGACGCCCACTCCTCCCAGGATGGTCAACCTGTGCCAGGCGACCCAGACTACCATCATCGCCCCCAATCCCATGCTGCAGGGGGCCCTACTGATGCAGCAGATGCAGG GTAACATGCGGGGCTTTGGGATGGGTGGACAGCAGTTCCGTCAGTTCTTCACAGCAGGGACCAGGTCGTCTCTACTCGGACCGGTTCCCATGGGGATGGCCATCAAGTCCCACATCATGGGTTTTCCAGCTGCTCGACCATTTCACCCACACGCTCGCTACTACAACAACACCGCCACCACCgcaccctcttcctcctcctccatcactgccaCA GATGCTGCAGCTCGCCagccagacaggaagagagacagcgAGCAGATGGCAGCGGGGAGCGCAGGCGACCAACCAGCAGCTAGCAGTACCAATGAAGCTACTGACAGGAGTGAAACAG ATGGTGCCATGGGAGGAGTGGATGGAGCCACGCAGGCCACTGAGGAGCAACTTGAAGAACCTGCAGTTAAGAAGCAGCGGACAGAGGG GTCCGAGGAGCCCAAACAACCTATTGTTGAGACTGTCACCATCGCAGATACAGATGGGGACGTTCTTTCTTCAGAGTGTAACAGCAACACAGAGGACAGCCAGACTGGAG ACTGCATCATTCTGGAGGAAGGAGGCTCCACGGGGGGATCGGATGTTGTCGAGGCGttggaggagagcagagctgctgac GGCCACGGCTGTTCGTCAGCCCCGTCCCCGTCTGGCAGGCTGAGTGAAGATGACCAGCAGGTTGATTTAGCCATGGAGGAGACGCCAGAGGGCAAAGATGCCCCCTCACCAGGCAaccaggaggaaggagaggagggtgtaGTGGAGGGCGCCAACAAGTTCTACTGCTACCTCTGCAGCATTACCTGCCACAACCAGCAA AACTTCAGGAGTCATATGAACAGTGTTTCCCACCAGCAGAGGATGATGGAGATCCAGCACATGAGCAACGCGTGCCTGGTCACCCTGCTGCCACGGGTGCAGGAGTCTCTCCAGGGAGCAAACAGAGACGG agagaagaaagaagaaacgaAGCACTGGTGCACCACCTGTCACATCCATTTCACCAGCAGCATCACGGACCACCGTCGCACCGAGGAGCACAGA cttGCCAGTAGATCAGCCATCTCCTCCTGCACAGTCTGCAAGAAACACTTCAGGACCTCCCAGATTTTTGTGGAGCACTTGCAGTCCCaggagcacagacagaaagtggAGAAG CTCCAGGAGAAGGAGGGCTGTGAGGCCTTGGGCAAGCTGACTGCCATGGACACTGACGGCTTTTCTTTGGAAGAGGTGGAAGGgagtgaggtggaggagggagaggaaagacagaggaaagaaggagagcaAGATGTCTCAGAGAAACAG GATGGCTGGTCCTCCTTTAAAGAAGTGACTCTGAAGGACATAGCCAGTGATGAGCAGTATGACCCCGACACAGTCTACG GGTCCAGTTTTTTTGTTCCAGTCGCAGGTTTTATCTGCAGACTCTGCAACAAGTTTTACCACTTTGaatcctctgctctgcacaccCACTGCAAATCACTGAAGCACTTCGAGAACCTCAAG AGGTGCAGAGAGTTGCTGAGTCAAAAGGGTGAAGCTGCTGCATCTTCCAGAGAATGTCTCCGAGCTGCAGACAGCCCCGGGCCCGTACCAGAAACCATCACAGACTGTTCGGATGAAAATTCCCACCGTGAGGACACTGGTTTAGTGACGAACGCAAACCCCAAGCAACCTATCATTACACTCACCCGACTGAACATGCCaacagaaaaccagcaacaggaggaaggagcagaaCCTGACCCAACCTCACATGGCTTCACCACCACCTCAGCGACCAGCACCGGCAGCACAGACCAAGAACTGCACAGCATGGAGGAAGAGACCACATCCCAGGCCTCCGTAGCTGAGGAGAGACCTGCTGAGCAGCCTGCTGGCAGCACAGAGGAGCCTGACTCAGAGTCAGCACATGCTGCTGAGGTTGCTAacgaaggggaggaggagaaggaagctCCTGCTGTCGCAGGGAAAAAGAGCGACACAGGGAAGGCAAAAACCACACCCAAACGCAGGTCAGTGAGGGCCACAAACAGACGCTGA
- the ciz1a gene encoding cdkn1a interacting zinc finger protein 1a isoform X2, producing the protein MFNPHIHQQQQQQQQQQFHQHLRQLQQLFQQQPPPPPPPQPPPGHHVAHHHHQTPRAIPVPPQTPTPPRMVNLCQATQTTIIAPNPMLQGALLMQQMQGNMRGFGMGGQQFRQFFTAGTRSSLLGPVPMGMAIKSHIMGFPAARPFHPHARYYNNTATTAPSSSSSITATDAAARQPDRKRDSEQMAAGSAGDQPAASSTNEATDRSETDGAMGGVDGATQATEEQLEEPAVKKQRTEGSEEPKQPIVETVTIADTDGDVLSSECNSNTEDSQTGDCIILEEGGSTGGSDVVEALEESRAADGHGCSSAPSPSGRLSEDDQQVDLAMEETPEGKDAPSPGNQEEGEEGVVEGANKFYCYLCSITCHNQQNFRSHMNSVSHQQRMMEIQHMSNACLVTLLPRVQESLQGANRDGEKKEETKHWCTTCHIHFTSSITDHRRTEEHRLASRSAISSCTVCKKHFRTSQIFVEHLQSQEHRQKVEKEKEGCEALGKLTAMDTDGFSLEEVEGSEVEEGEERQRKEGEQDVSEKQDGWSSFKEVTLKDIASDEQYDPDTVYGSSFFVPVAGFICRLCNKFYHFESSALHTHCKSLKHFENLKRCRELLSQKGEAAASSRECLRAADSPGPVPETITDCSDENSHREDTGLVTNANPKQPIITLTRLNMPTENQQQEEGAEPDPTSHGFTTTSATSTGSTDQELHSMEEETTSQASVAEERPAEQPAGSTEEPDSESAHAAEVANEGEEEKEAPAVAGKKSDTGKAKTTPKRRSVRATNRR; encoded by the exons ATGTTCAACCCACacatccatcagcagcagcaacagcagcaacagcagcagtttcacCAGCACCTGCGGCAGCTACAACaacttttccagcagcagcctccgcctcctcctccgccgcAGCCGCCTCCGGGGCATCATGTCGCCCATCACCATCACCAGACACCGCG AGCCATTCCCGTTCCTCCACAGACGCCCACTCCTCCCAGGATGGTCAACCTGTGCCAGGCGACCCAGACTACCATCATCGCCCCCAATCCCATGCTGCAGGGGGCCCTACTGATGCAGCAGATGCAGG GTAACATGCGGGGCTTTGGGATGGGTGGACAGCAGTTCCGTCAGTTCTTCACAGCAGGGACCAGGTCGTCTCTACTCGGACCGGTTCCCATGGGGATGGCCATCAAGTCCCACATCATGGGTTTTCCAGCTGCTCGACCATTTCACCCACACGCTCGCTACTACAACAACACCGCCACCACCgcaccctcttcctcctcctccatcactgccaCA GATGCTGCAGCTCGCCagccagacaggaagagagacagcgAGCAGATGGCAGCGGGGAGCGCAGGCGACCAACCAGCAGCTAGCAGTACCAATGAAGCTACTGACAGGAGTGAAACAG ATGGTGCCATGGGAGGAGTGGATGGAGCCACGCAGGCCACTGAGGAGCAACTTGAAGAACCTGCAGTTAAGAAGCAGCGGACAGAGGG GTCCGAGGAGCCCAAACAACCTATTGTTGAGACTGTCACCATCGCAGATACAGATGGGGACGTTCTTTCTTCAGAGTGTAACAGCAACACAGAGGACAGCCAGACTGGAG ACTGCATCATTCTGGAGGAAGGAGGCTCCACGGGGGGATCGGATGTTGTCGAGGCGttggaggagagcagagctgctgac GGCCACGGCTGTTCGTCAGCCCCGTCCCCGTCTGGCAGGCTGAGTGAAGATGACCAGCAGGTTGATTTAGCCATGGAGGAGACGCCAGAGGGCAAAGATGCCCCCTCACCAGGCAaccaggaggaaggagaggagggtgtaGTGGAGGGCGCCAACAAGTTCTACTGCTACCTCTGCAGCATTACCTGCCACAACCAGCAA AACTTCAGGAGTCATATGAACAGTGTTTCCCACCAGCAGAGGATGATGGAGATCCAGCACATGAGCAACGCGTGCCTGGTCACCCTGCTGCCACGGGTGCAGGAGTCTCTCCAGGGAGCAAACAGAGACGG agagaagaaagaagaaacgaAGCACTGGTGCACCACCTGTCACATCCATTTCACCAGCAGCATCACGGACCACCGTCGCACCGAGGAGCACAGA cttGCCAGTAGATCAGCCATCTCCTCCTGCACAGTCTGCAAGAAACACTTCAGGACCTCCCAGATTTTTGTGGAGCACTTGCAGTCCCaggagcacagacagaaagtggAGAAG GAGAAGGAGGGCTGTGAGGCCTTGGGCAAGCTGACTGCCATGGACACTGACGGCTTTTCTTTGGAAGAGGTGGAAGGgagtgaggtggaggagggagaggaaagacagaggaaagaaggagagcaAGATGTCTCAGAGAAACAG GATGGCTGGTCCTCCTTTAAAGAAGTGACTCTGAAGGACATAGCCAGTGATGAGCAGTATGACCCCGACACAGTCTACG GGTCCAGTTTTTTTGTTCCAGTCGCAGGTTTTATCTGCAGACTCTGCAACAAGTTTTACCACTTTGaatcctctgctctgcacaccCACTGCAAATCACTGAAGCACTTCGAGAACCTCAAG AGGTGCAGAGAGTTGCTGAGTCAAAAGGGTGAAGCTGCTGCATCTTCCAGAGAATGTCTCCGAGCTGCAGACAGCCCCGGGCCCGTACCAGAAACCATCACAGACTGTTCGGATGAAAATTCCCACCGTGAGGACACTGGTTTAGTGACGAACGCAAACCCCAAGCAACCTATCATTACACTCACCCGACTGAACATGCCaacagaaaaccagcaacaggaggaaggagcagaaCCTGACCCAACCTCACATGGCTTCACCACCACCTCAGCGACCAGCACCGGCAGCACAGACCAAGAACTGCACAGCATGGAGGAAGAGACCACATCCCAGGCCTCCGTAGCTGAGGAGAGACCTGCTGAGCAGCCTGCTGGCAGCACAGAGGAGCCTGACTCAGAGTCAGCACATGCTGCTGAGGTTGCTAacgaaggggaggaggagaaggaagctCCTGCTGTCGCAGGGAAAAAGAGCGACACAGGGAAGGCAAAAACCACACCCAAACGCAGGTCAGTGAGGGCCACAAACAGACGCTGA